The genome window GACCCAGGCGGAATCGGTCTGCCACCTTCTCTCAACATACAAGGCGGGCTTCCCACCTGGTGATGTGGAATGGGCAATGGTGCCGCATCGAGCGAGTCGCGGCACAGTTGCGAAGCGAGCATCCCGAGAGCTTTGGTCATCTGCGCGTGCATTGCCGCAATGGGGAGGTCAAGGAGTGTGGGGCGTTTACCATTTTGCCGTAATTGCGATCGCCCCTTATTACGTTTGCCCTCCCTTCCCCGCATCCATCATTCCCAGCTAGAGTTGAATTGTAGTACTAGTGTTGCGAACACAAAGTTCTGCAATGTATGGCATTGACATTCCTCAACAAAAAATTGTCGAGTTTTGCCAGCGTTGGAAAGTGGTAGAATTCGCGCTGTTCGGCTCAATCCTACCAGAAGACTTCCGTCCCGATAGCGATGTAGATGTTTTGGTTACGTTTGCTCCTGATGCCACTTGGACGCTGTCTGATCATATTGATATGCCGGATGAACTAAAAAAACCTCTTTGGGCAGAAGGTCGAACTTGTGAGCCGTCGAGGGATTGAGCGAAGTCGTAATGTCCGTCGTCGTCAAGCCATTCTAGAATCTGCCAAACCTATTTATGTCACCTCGTGATTTAGATTATGTGACTGATATTTTGGCAGCAGCCCATTTGATTGAAATAGTTCCATCATTGCTGGAACAGCTTGAATCATTGGTTTCATAACAGAGCGATCGCCCTTTTATCCTCTAACTGCACTCTCCTTGAGATACCCGTAAGTGTTCGCCCCTACCCTCTACAATTGAGATAATTCTTTTCTCTCCTCAATTTTTCGAGGTGCGTTACGCCATCGCTAACGGCACCTACCCAATCCACTTTTATCCTTCATCCTCTCTTTCCTTACAGACGCGATAAATCGCTCCTCTCCTTTCTTCTTTTATCCTTCATCCTTTATCGTTTATCCTTTCTTCCTTCATGTTTCAAGCAACTCGTCGGCGACTTGCGATTTGGTATACAACTGTCACAGCCGTTTTATTATTGTTGTTTGCCAGCGGCTTTTATTGGTATGTTCGTGGCACATTAATTGAGCGGATCGACGATACCTTGAATCATGTCGTGGAAGTGGTGCAGCGATCGCTTGTAATTGAGTCTGCTATGGATGGAGGTGCTCCCCATGTCAATGTAGAAGCCAGTTTTAGCAACAACATAGGCTCGGTGGAGGACGACCACATTGATCTGGAGTGGTTTAGCCCAACAGGTGAATTGCTGTGGTCTACATTTTCGCAACCATTGAAATTGCCATTGCATATTAGCAGTGGTGAAACGGTGCATCTTCCCAATCAGGACTTGCAAGATTCAAACACCGCTGATTCATCCTTCAGCCTCGATCCGTCGTCCCTGATTCTGCGGCAGGTGACACAACGAGTGCAGTTAGGGCGACAGGTGTTGGGGTATCTGCGAGCCAGTCATCCCTGGTTTGAGGTGACAAAGCCAACTCGTCAGTTGATTATCGATCTGGGCTTGGGAACGGCAGTTATGGTCGGGGCGGTCGCGGCGATTGGTTGGGGGTTATCGGGGTTGGCGATCGCCCCCGTACGCGACTCCTATCAACGGCTTAAGCAGTTCACAGCGGATGCATCGCACGAGTTACGCAATCCCATTGCGGTGATTCAAACCAACGTGCAGGTGGCATTGTCTGACCCCGATCCACAGTTTCAGGAAACGCAACTTAAAGTGGTGGAACGGTTGACCCGTCGTCTGGGTCGTCTGGTGGATGATTTGCTGTTTTTAGCCCGACAGGACAGCGGCATGACTCCACTTCAAACCAGTCCCGTTGCTCTGAATGACTTACTGCAAGAGGTAACTGAGGAACAGGAGGCGATCGCCTCTGACAAAGCGATTACACTTTTGTTTGACGTGCAGGGAGAGGCAGAGCCTTACATTGTGGAGGGCGATCGCGATCAACTGACGCGCCTATTCACGAACCTGGTCAGCAACGCGATTCAATACACTCCGCCTCAAGGGAAGGTTCACATCACCCTACAACCCGTCAAAAATCAGCATCCTCAACTTCAGGTGCTGGTGTGTGA of Oscillatoria sp. FACHB-1407 contains these proteins:
- a CDS encoding sensor histidine kinase, whose product is MFQATRRRLAIWYTTVTAVLLLLFASGFYWYVRGTLIERIDDTLNHVVEVVQRSLVIESAMDGGAPHVNVEASFSNNIGSVEDDHIDLEWFSPTGELLWSTFSQPLKLPLHISSGETVHLPNQDLQDSNTADSSFSLDPSSLILRQVTQRVQLGRQVLGYLRASHPWFEVTKPTRQLIIDLGLGTAVMVGAVAAIGWGLSGLAIAPVRDSYQRLKQFTADASHELRNPIAVIQTNVQVALSDPDPQFQETQLKVVERLTRRLGRLVDDLLFLARQDSGMTPLQTSPVALNDLLQEVTEEQEAIASDKAITLLFDVQGEAEPYIVEGDRDQLTRLFTNLVSNAIQYTPPQGKVHITLQPVKNQHPQLQVLVCDTGIGIPEEAIPYLFDRFYRVDPARTHAGSHASQKASGGSGLGLAIAKVIVENHQGHIAVDSKPNQGTTFTVTLPSHTTKP
- a CDS encoding nucleotidyltransferase family protein, coding for MLRTQSSAMYGIDIPQQKIVEFCQRWKVVEFALFGSILPEDFRPDSDVDVLVTFAPDATWTLSDHIDMPDELKKPLWAEGRTCEPSRD